The following coding sequences are from one Gammaproteobacteria bacterium window:
- a CDS encoding TIGR00153 family protein, with the protein MSMNSILGVFAKSPIKPLQEHIYKVHECASHLVPFFEAAYANDWNKATGIRAELSKMEKSADKLKRELRMNLPKGLFMPIDRTDLLGLVTEQDKIANTAKDISGRILGRKLVIPPPIQQEFMEYLLRCLDASACAVKAIDELDELLETGFQGRELQIIDKLVVELDSIENSTDVMQISLRHSLHGIEQDLNPVDVVFLYNVIEWVGELADLAERVGDKLELMLARS; encoded by the coding sequence ATGTCGATGAATTCGATACTTGGAGTATTTGCCAAATCACCAATTAAACCGCTTCAAGAGCACATATACAAAGTACATGAATGTGCTTCGCATTTAGTGCCATTTTTTGAAGCCGCTTATGCCAACGATTGGAATAAAGCGACTGGGATCCGTGCTGAATTATCTAAAATGGAAAAATCAGCCGATAAATTAAAACGTGAATTACGGATGAACTTGCCAAAAGGCTTGTTTATGCCAATAGATCGTACCGATCTTTTAGGTTTAGTTACAGAACAAGACAAAATTGCCAACACTGCTAAGGATATCTCAGGGCGAATTTTGGGACGAAAGTTAGTCATTCCACCTCCTATTCAACAGGAATTCATGGAATATTTATTGCGCTGCCTCGACGCATCAGCCTGCGCGGTGAAAGCAATTGACGAACTTGATGAATTGTTAGAAACCGGCTTTCAAGGCCGTGAGTTACAAATTATCGATAAATTAGTTGTCGAATTAGACAGTATTGAAAATAGTACCGATGTAATGCAAATATCATTACGTCACTCTTTGCATGGAATTGAGCAAGACCTAAACCCAGTGGACGTGGTTTTTTTATATAACGTAATCGAATGGGTTGGCGAATTAGCCGATTTAGCCGAACGCGTTGGTGACAAATTAGAGCTAATGTTAGCTCGTTCATAA
- a CDS encoding two pore domain potassium channel family protein has translation MNSRFYRVDEFGVRNYKSRYLALLSISSLYLVISLFSVLLLHFETGVNGANITNYADAFWTLQMSASTIGFGDHYPISFGGRMIVTLMFYIGVGLVGFIGAIVAERVFGFADTSIKNRELRQQNAQILAYNQSLDKKLDVLIKQMESTEK, from the coding sequence ATGAATTCAAGGTTTTATCGGGTTGATGAATTTGGTGTGCGTAATTACAAATCGCGCTATTTAGCACTTTTAAGTATCAGTTCTTTATACTTGGTAATCTCGTTGTTTTCTGTGCTGCTGTTACATTTTGAAACTGGCGTCAATGGTGCCAACATCACCAACTATGCTGACGCATTTTGGACCCTGCAAATGAGCGCTAGCACCATAGGTTTTGGTGATCATTACCCCATTTCATTCGGTGGCAGAATGATTGTAACGTTAATGTTTTATATAGGCGTAGGCTTAGTCGGTTTTATTGGCGCAATCGTTGCTGAGCGAGTCTTTGGTTTTGCCGATACCAGCATTAAAAATCGTGAGCTTCGACAGCAAAATGCTCAAATTCTTGCTTATAATCAAAGCTTGGACAAAAAGTTAGATGTGCTGATTAAGCAGATGGAGTCAACTGAGAAGTAA
- a CDS encoding inorganic phosphate transporter, protein MEIIATYGFELVLLAGVFGLFMAWGIGANDVANAMGTSVGSKALTIKQAIIIAMVFEFAGAYLAGGEVTSTIRKGIIDSAYFVDSPELLVYGMIASLLAAGIWLLLASYLGWPVSTTHSIVGAIVGFAAVGVSADAVTWSKVGGIVGSWLITPLISGIFAYLIFMSAQKLIFNTSDPLANARRYVPFYMALSGFMLSLVTIKKGLKHIGIHFETNEALLTAGGIGLVVGLIGVVLIKRLKVDPKADKEMHYASVEKVFAILMIVTACCMAFAHGSNDVANAIGPLAAVVSIVENGGEINKQATLVWWILPLGGVGIVLGLAIFGSRVMATIGQGITHLTPSRGFAAELAAATTVVLASSTGLPISTTQTLVGAVLGVGMARGIAALNMGVIRNIVISWVVTLPAGAVLSIGIFYMLKGIFSS, encoded by the coding sequence ATGGAAATCATTGCAACGTACGGCTTTGAGCTGGTTTTACTGGCGGGCGTATTCGGCCTATTTATGGCTTGGGGTATTGGTGCAAACGACGTAGCTAACGCTATGGGCACTTCTGTTGGCTCTAAAGCGCTGACAATTAAACAAGCAATTATTATCGCGATGGTATTTGAATTTGCTGGCGCATATTTAGCCGGTGGTGAAGTCACATCAACCATCCGTAAAGGTATTATCGATTCAGCTTATTTCGTCGATAGTCCAGAATTACTGGTATACGGCATGATTGCCTCGCTACTAGCCGCCGGTATTTGGCTGTTATTAGCGTCATATCTTGGTTGGCCAGTATCTACTACCCACTCAATTGTTGGCGCTATAGTAGGCTTTGCTGCCGTTGGTGTTAGTGCTGACGCAGTGACTTGGTCGAAAGTTGGTGGCATTGTGGGCAGTTGGCTTATTACCCCATTAATTTCAGGGATCTTCGCTTACCTTATCTTCATGAGCGCGCAAAAGTTAATTTTCAATACCAGTGATCCGCTAGCAAACGCACGACGTTATGTCCCATTTTATATGGCGCTGTCTGGCTTTATGCTATCGCTAGTAACGATTAAGAAAGGCCTTAAACATATTGGCATCCATTTCGAAACCAATGAAGCACTGTTAACTGCAGGCGGCATTGGCCTAGTAGTAGGACTCATTGGCGTTGTGTTGATCAAACGATTAAAAGTTGATCCTAAAGCCGATAAAGAAATGCACTATGCCAGTGTTGAAAAAGTCTTTGCGATCTTAATGATTGTTACCGCATGTTGTATGGCGTTTGCGCACGGTTCTAACGATGTAGCCAATGCGATTGGCCCATTAGCTGCCGTTGTATCAATTGTTGAGAACGGTGGTGAAATAAACAAGCAAGCAACACTAGTATGGTGGATATTACCACTAGGTGGCGTCGGTATCGTATTAGGTCTTGCGATCTTTGGTAGCCGCGTTATGGCGACTATCGGTCAAGGTATCACTCACCTAACGCCAAGCCGTGGTTTTGCTGCTGAATTAGCTGCTGCAACTACCGTGGTACTTGCTTCGTCTACTGGATTGCCAATATCAACCACTCAAACCTTAGTAGGTGCCGTGCTGGGTGTAGGTATGGCACGTGGTATTGCCGCATTAAATATGGGTGTTATCCGTAACATTGTTATTTCTTGGGTTGTTACCTTGCCAGCAGGTGCCGTATTATCAATTGGCATTTTCTATATGCTAAAAGGCATTTTCTCAAGCTAA
- a CDS encoding alanine:cation symporter family protein, which translates to MLETIVNFINSLLWETVLIYGLVGAGIFFTLRLGFIQITYFGHATHLMKISRQGGSRDGGLSSFQVFCTSMAARVGAGNMAGVAVAITTGGPGAIFWMWLIAFLGMSTSMIESTLAQIFKVRDKEGQLRGGPSYYMTQGLGQKWMGALFAVFLIIAFGLVFNAVQANTISAALVTVFDFDPTSVGIVLAVLSGLVIMGGLKKIARVSEIIVPIMALAYLVVAIYVVAINIEKVPAVFMLIINSAFGWQEAASGGVAYAIAQAMKAGIARGLFSNEAGMGSAANIAASATPNPNHPASQGFIQMFGVFVDTLVICTATAAIILLAGDTQSQSDGIGLTIAALNSHVGDWGGAFIAGSIILFCFTSIIANYSYAETNVLFLSKNNHRVLPLFRLAVVAMVMFGAVAKIDIVWNLADASMGLMALVNLVALLLLSNLAIKVIKDYQQQRKAGLEPVFDPKKFPELNGKIAPGIWQQDNK; encoded by the coding sequence ATGTTAGAAACAATTGTTAATTTTATTAATAGTCTTTTATGGGAAACCGTTTTAATTTACGGTTTGGTCGGAGCTGGGATATTTTTTACCCTGCGCTTAGGTTTTATTCAAATTACCTATTTTGGCCATGCAACTCACCTCATGAAAATTAGTCGCCAAGGTGGCTCTCGTGATGGCGGTTTATCATCTTTCCAAGTATTTTGTACTAGCATGGCGGCACGTGTCGGTGCTGGCAATATGGCTGGTGTCGCCGTTGCTATAACAACGGGCGGTCCAGGCGCAATATTTTGGATGTGGCTGATCGCCTTTTTAGGCATGTCGACGTCGATGATCGAATCGACACTGGCGCAGATATTTAAAGTACGAGATAAAGAAGGCCAGCTCCGCGGCGGCCCTTCATATTACATGACTCAAGGCCTTGGCCAAAAGTGGATGGGCGCCCTGTTTGCGGTGTTTTTAATCATTGCCTTTGGTCTGGTCTTTAACGCCGTGCAAGCTAATACGATTTCAGCCGCGCTGGTCACCGTGTTTGACTTTGATCCAACCAGTGTCGGCATCGTGTTAGCGGTGCTTAGTGGTTTGGTCATTATGGGTGGACTAAAAAAAATCGCACGAGTGTCCGAAATAATCGTACCAATAATGGCACTCGCCTATCTGGTTGTTGCTATTTATGTGGTCGCGATTAATATTGAAAAAGTACCTGCGGTATTTATGTTGATCATTAACAGTGCCTTTGGCTGGCAAGAAGCTGCCAGTGGCGGTGTCGCTTATGCGATAGCCCAAGCCATGAAAGCAGGCATCGCTCGCGGTCTATTCTCGAATGAAGCCGGCATGGGCAGTGCTGCTAATATCGCAGCGAGTGCCACGCCAAACCCTAACCATCCAGCCTCGCAAGGCTTTATTCAGATGTTTGGGGTTTTTGTTGATACGTTAGTGATCTGTACCGCCACCGCCGCTATTATCTTACTAGCGGGCGATACCCAGAGCCAGAGTGATGGCATTGGTCTAACGATTGCAGCATTAAACTCACATGTTGGTGATTGGGGCGGCGCCTTTATTGCCGGTTCTATAATCTTGTTTTGCTTTACCTCGATCATTGCCAACTATTCGTATGCTGAAACCAATGTGCTGTTTTTGAGTAAGAACAATCACCGAGTATTACCACTGTTTCGATTAGCCGTAGTCGCAATGGTCATGTTTGGCGCTGTTGCCAAAATAGACATAGTGTGGAATCTGGCTGATGCTTCAATGGGCTTAATGGCGCTGGTCAACTTAGTGGCATTGCTGTTACTTTCGAACCTAGCAATTAAGGTGATTAAGGATTATCAGCAGCAAAGAAAAGCGGGATTAGAGCCGGTATTTGATCCGAAGAAATTCCCAGAGTTGAACGGGAAAATTGCGCCAGGGATCTGGCAGCAAGACAATAAATAA
- a CDS encoding Zn-ribbon-containing protein, with the protein MIIAKLEFECFEDTTMTAAERAISGVITELKYNGQIIGQEFPTLLKEGAFVTQILCHEEDSLAYSNHNQAVKNAISDLNKAGILQPKITILGQDIHCDTTDPKHQPQWQVLYTSYVQTCSPLRCGDHFSPIPLYRQPPLANGCYKQLINWQQDWQACDQLQMNGRSAEFAALAEISELTSSLTQRGLALRDKISQLSGISTYYYLYRVGGKDEASERSRRCPGCDGDWALPEPLHQVIDFKCDSCKIVSNISWDYNS; encoded by the coding sequence GTGATAATAGCCAAACTAGAATTTGAGTGCTTTGAAGACACCACAATGACCGCCGCCGAACGCGCCATTTCAGGCGTTATCACCGAGCTGAAATACAATGGACAAATCATAGGTCAAGAGTTTCCAACCTTGCTTAAAGAAGGTGCTTTCGTTACTCAAATTTTATGTCATGAAGAAGACTCCCTCGCCTACAGCAACCACAATCAAGCGGTAAAAAATGCGATTTCAGATTTAAACAAAGCCGGAATATTACAACCAAAAATAACTATTTTAGGGCAAGATATTCACTGTGATACCACCGATCCAAAGCACCAACCGCAATGGCAAGTTTTGTACACCAGTTATGTGCAAACATGCTCGCCGTTACGATGCGGTGATCATTTTTCGCCGATCCCACTCTATCGCCAACCACCCTTGGCCAATGGTTGTTATAAACAGTTGATTAATTGGCAGCAAGACTGGCAAGCGTGCGATCAATTGCAAATGAATGGACGCAGTGCCGAGTTTGCTGCTTTAGCCGAAATCAGCGAATTAACCAGCTCTTTGACGCAACGAGGTTTGGCATTACGCGACAAAATTTCACAACTTAGCGGGATCTCGACCTACTATTATTTGTATCGAGTGGGTGGCAAAGATGAAGCCAGTGAACGCAGTCGCCGATGTCCGGGTTGTGATGGTGATTGGGCTTTGCCAGAGCCACTGCACCAGGTAATAGACTTTAAGTGTGATAGTTGTAAAATTGTTTCGAATATATCATGGGACTACAATAGTTAG
- a CDS encoding acetolactate synthase 3 large subunit, producing the protein MEMISGAEMVIRSLQDQGIDRIYGYPGGSVLDLYDALFQQSKIEHVLVRHEQAAVHMADGYARATGEVGTVLVTSGPGATNCITGIATAYMDSIPMVIISGQVPTQNIGEDAFQETDMVGVSRPIVKHSFLVKKTEDIALTIKKAYYIAASGRPGPVVVDLPKDIINPALKYPYHYPESVSLRSYNPTENGHKRQIRKAVTALLGAKRPIVYAGGGAVAGNTPELLKTLIQQLGLPVTNTLMGLGVYPATDKQFVGMLGMHGTYEANNAMHHSDVIFAVGVRFDDRTTNNLEKYCPEALIIHIDIDPTSISKTVHADIPIVGYSENVITDMLQMINDDELVLDQAALEQWWQQIEQWRSRQCLEFETNDQSLKPQQVVRAMYHATAGDAYVCSDVGQHQMFAALYYPFDKPRRWINSGGLGTMGFGLPAAMGVQMAHPDATVICITGDGSIQMNIQELSTCLQYDLPIKVIILNNRSLGMVKQWQDMVYKGRHSHSYWDSVPDFVKLAEAYGHVGIKVDKPDELEGALERCFALKDRLVVMDISVDEAEHVYPMLVKYGAMNEMYLSKTERS; encoded by the coding sequence ATGGAAATGATTTCTGGTGCGGAAATGGTTATCCGCTCCTTACAAGATCAGGGAATAGATCGAATTTACGGTTACCCCGGCGGTTCAGTTTTAGACCTGTATGATGCATTATTTCAGCAATCGAAAATTGAGCATGTTTTGGTTCGTCACGAACAGGCAGCAGTCCACATGGCTGACGGCTATGCCCGAGCGACCGGTGAAGTCGGTACTGTCCTAGTAACTTCTGGGCCCGGCGCAACCAATTGTATTACTGGTATTGCAACAGCGTACATGGATTCGATCCCAATGGTGATTATTTCGGGTCAAGTACCGACTCAAAATATCGGTGAAGATGCGTTCCAAGAAACAGATATGGTCGGGGTATCACGCCCGATTGTGAAACACAGTTTTTTGGTCAAAAAGACTGAAGATATTGCGTTAACGATCAAAAAAGCTTACTACATTGCTGCGTCTGGTCGTCCGGGACCTGTGGTAGTCGACTTACCAAAAGATATTATTAATCCAGCGCTAAAGTACCCTTACCATTACCCTGAGTCGGTGAGCTTACGTTCATACAATCCGACTGAGAATGGTCACAAACGTCAAATACGCAAAGCGGTTACTGCCTTGCTTGGCGCGAAAAGACCTATTGTTTATGCTGGTGGCGGGGCCGTAGCGGGTAATACCCCTGAACTGTTAAAAACGCTAATTCAGCAACTTGGCCTTCCGGTAACTAATACCTTAATGGGGCTGGGCGTTTATCCGGCCACTGATAAGCAGTTTGTTGGGATGCTTGGCATGCATGGTACGTACGAAGCGAATAATGCGATGCACCACAGTGATGTTATTTTTGCGGTAGGCGTACGTTTTGATGATCGTACGACCAATAATCTAGAAAAATATTGTCCTGAAGCTTTGATCATTCATATTGATATTGACCCGACGTCAATCTCGAAAACGGTGCATGCCGATATTCCAATTGTTGGTTACTCTGAAAATGTCATTACCGATATGTTGCAGATGATTAATGACGATGAATTGGTGCTAGACCAAGCAGCATTAGAGCAATGGTGGCAGCAAATTGAACAATGGCGTTCACGTCAATGTCTTGAGTTTGAAACGAATGACCAGTCATTAAAACCACAACAAGTGGTGCGCGCGATGTATCACGCGACGGCTGGTGACGCCTATGTTTGTTCTGACGTTGGTCAGCACCAGATGTTTGCGGCGTTGTATTACCCGTTTGACAAGCCACGTCGCTGGATAAACTCTGGTGGCTTAGGCACCATGGGCTTTGGTTTACCTGCAGCGATGGGCGTGCAAATGGCCCATCCTGATGCCACGGTTATTTGTATAACGGGTGATGGCAGTATTCAAATGAATATTCAAGAATTGTCGACCTGTTTACAATACGATTTACCGATTAAAGTTATTATTTTAAATAACCGCTCGTTAGGTATGGTTAAGCAGTGGCAAGACATGGTTTATAAAGGTCGCCACTCTCATTCTTATTGGGATTCGGTGCCAGACTTTGTTAAATTGGCAGAAGCATATGGCCACGTTGGCATTAAAGTGGACAAACCTGACGAATTGGAAGGGGCACTTGAACGTTGTTTCGCGCTCAAAGATCGTTTAGTCGTGATGGATATTTCAGTTGACGAAGCAGAGCACGTTTACCCAATGTTAGTAAAGTATGGGGCAATGAATGAAATGTACCTTAGTAAAACGGAGCGTTCATAA
- a CDS encoding response regulator, giving the protein MGEIKILVVDDSPSMRQLLSSSITQMGYQNVMTLCDGAKAVKIFESKKIDLVFLELDMPGLSGMDTLKKIKQLCATTYVVIISSASTADNVKQAFTLGASGFIVKPFNLHMIEDALAQFEKYCASSQEEQIARQDRLRAAMT; this is encoded by the coding sequence ATGGGCGAAATAAAAATATTAGTGGTAGATGACTCACCTTCGATGCGGCAATTGTTAAGTAGCAGTATCACCCAAATGGGCTATCAAAATGTGATGACGCTTTGTGATGGCGCTAAAGCGGTTAAAATATTTGAATCGAAAAAAATAGATCTCGTTTTTCTTGAACTCGATATGCCGGGGCTTAGTGGCATGGATACCTTAAAAAAAATAAAGCAACTGTGTGCTACCACTTACGTTGTTATTATTAGCAGTGCTAGCACTGCAGATAATGTTAAGCAGGCATTTACCCTTGGTGCGAGTGGCTTTATTGTTAAACCTTTCAATTTACACATGATAGAAGACGCGTTAGCCCAGTTTGAGAAGTATTGCGCCAGCTCGCAAGAAGAACAAATTGCCCGTCAAGACCGGCTACGTGCGGCAATGACTTAA
- a CDS encoding extracellular solute-binding protein, which translates to MNIFKISSLTMAGISLCLTPQVVNAETLRLLTWGGYAPKEVVDIFKAATGIDVEVTKSNNEDMIAKLSATRGGGFDLVQPSQDRIASAHAEFNIYKPIDFSKIDKKYIITSMLDATKKSSMYQGKSYGVPHVWGTSGLIVNSDKASDVTDYTDLCNDQYKGKVTYRLKRPTLIGFAFAMGMDPFAAYDDSAKYSQIMNKVGERLISCKGNVKAYWSGGDAMKNLMRSEEAVAAMAWDAGGWQLNSDNKAINFVAPASGALGWIDAFAIPRKSKNESAAYQWINFVMQPRIAAMITDAAGNFTASKGADKFVNANLSAKFKASFDTAAIDNIKWYPPVPAGLEVIEGKILDRVKAAK; encoded by the coding sequence ATGAATATTTTTAAAATTAGCTCACTGACGATGGCCGGCATTAGCCTGTGCCTGACACCCCAAGTGGTCAATGCCGAAACCTTACGTTTACTTACTTGGGGTGGATATGCACCTAAAGAAGTGGTTGATATCTTTAAGGCAGCCACAGGTATTGATGTCGAAGTCACCAAATCAAACAATGAAGACATGATTGCTAAGCTATCTGCTACCCGTGGTGGTGGCTTTGATCTGGTTCAGCCGAGTCAAGATCGAATAGCAAGCGCCCATGCCGAGTTCAATATTTATAAACCAATTGATTTTTCAAAAATCGACAAAAAATATATTATTACCAGCATGTTAGACGCCACTAAAAAGTCTTCGATGTATCAAGGTAAATCCTATGGCGTGCCGCACGTCTGGGGCACATCGGGCTTAATTGTAAATAGCGATAAAGCCAGCGATGTAACAGATTATACCGATTTATGTAATGACCAGTATAAAGGCAAGGTCACCTATCGCCTCAAGCGCCCTACTTTAATCGGTTTTGCTTTTGCGATGGGCATGGATCCCTTTGCTGCTTACGATGACTCAGCTAAATATAGTCAAATAATGAATAAAGTTGGTGAGCGCTTAATCAGTTGTAAAGGTAATGTCAAAGCCTACTGGTCTGGCGGTGACGCAATGAAGAACCTAATGCGCAGTGAAGAAGCAGTCGCGGCCATGGCATGGGACGCAGGCGGCTGGCAACTCAATAGCGACAATAAAGCGATCAACTTTGTTGCGCCAGCTTCGGGCGCCTTAGGCTGGATCGATGCCTTTGCCATTCCGCGTAAAAGTAAAAATGAATCGGCGGCTTACCAGTGGATAAATTTTGTGATGCAACCAAGAATCGCGGCGATGATCACCGATGCTGCGGGTAATTTTACCGCTTCAAAAGGTGCCGATAAATTCGTAAACGCAAACTTAAGCGCCAAGTTTAAAGCAAGTTTTGATACCGCTGCAATTGATAACATTAAATGGTATCCACCGGTACCCGCAGGTTTAGAAGTGATCGAAGGGAAAATTTTAGACCGGGTTAAAGCGGCTAAATAA
- the ilvN gene encoding acetolactate synthase small subunit, producing MSKTVISLLVENEAGATSRIVGLFSQRGYNIESLTVSVTHDPSLSRMTLVTSGDSRVIEQILKQLNKLIDVLKVSDLTDGEHIEQEMSLVKVAAVGAKRDEVLRLVDIFDGKIIDVTPRIYTVRLIGESSKLDAFVKQISQTSEIIEVVRSGVLGIARGERALRL from the coding sequence ATGTCTAAAACTGTTATATCGCTGCTGGTTGAAAACGAAGCAGGGGCAACGTCAAGAATTGTCGGGCTGTTCTCACAACGTGGTTACAATATCGAGTCTTTAACGGTGTCGGTTACTCACGATCCATCATTGTCGCGGATGACGCTAGTGACTAGCGGCGATTCTCGGGTGATTGAGCAAATCTTGAAGCAATTAAACAAGCTGATTGATGTACTTAAAGTGTCAGATCTAACCGATGGCGAGCACATTGAGCAAGAAATGTCGCTGGTTAAAGTGGCGGCTGTTGGTGCCAAACGTGATGAAGTTTTACGTTTGGTCGATATTTTTGATGGCAAAATTATTGATGTCACACCGCGGATCTACACGGTACGATTAATTGGTGAAAGCTCTAAGCTTGACGCTTTTGTTAAGCAAATATCTCAAACCAGTGAAATCATTGAAGTGGTTCGCTCAGGTGTATTAGGTATTGCTCGAGGCGAACGCGCCTTAAGACTATAA
- a CDS encoding CYTH domain-containing protein, with product MENEIEIKLIVSKNIEESFNELYKNQGVKVVSQHHDLANIYFDTDDKLLRQWDMGLRIRVNGGHIEQTIKTAGQVIGGLHQRPEYNIDLDNTFPKLSLFPSLIWPNNCNLPELQKSIKPLFSTDFLRRSSMLIYPDGSIVDLVYDVGTITSDDKNVEICEVELELVKGKPQLLFNLAHKLAELNPLRFGTVSKAARGYQLANSSVNSVKSLTIAPVLANDTLEQAYIKTVSHGLEHWQYHVELFIESGDYLAIKELRQALQLIIKANELYQDYLVNSQLKSLTKELFWLMEQLAFIDQYTWVNQLLAGNGQKFKKLNNHKQIFTLLENQRYQFSDVNSLEQLFTSTRHSHLVSRLIQWVYFKPWRLDTAGETLEKFQRIKLRRVAGLFLAQDWEAVQQTLPYEATLTYQDYLAQRQNLQHNMQVGICVGNIYEVSARSNFRAPWQDISAGIEQLLQLEPIYQLLRDELITDEGNIKEWLSRKQQSLIGAMELSRKSALKLMPYWQ from the coding sequence ATGGAAAACGAAATTGAGATTAAACTAATTGTCTCAAAAAACATAGAAGAATCATTTAATGAACTCTATAAGAATCAAGGAGTAAAGGTCGTATCTCAACACCACGATCTTGCGAATATTTATTTTGATACTGATGACAAATTGTTGCGTCAATGGGATATGGGTCTTAGGATCCGGGTCAATGGCGGTCATATCGAGCAAACAATTAAGACCGCCGGGCAAGTGATTGGTGGCCTGCACCAGCGTCCAGAATATAATATTGACCTTGATAATACTTTTCCAAAACTGTCGTTGTTCCCATCGTTAATCTGGCCGAACAATTGTAATCTCCCTGAGCTTCAGAAATCAATTAAGCCTTTGTTTTCAACTGACTTTTTAAGAAGAAGTTCGATGCTTATTTATCCTGATGGCAGTATTGTTGATTTGGTTTATGACGTTGGTACTATCACCAGTGATGATAAAAATGTTGAAATTTGTGAAGTAGAGCTCGAATTGGTCAAAGGGAAACCGCAGCTGCTATTTAACTTAGCTCACAAATTAGCCGAGTTAAATCCGCTGCGTTTTGGCACTGTCAGCAAAGCGGCTCGCGGTTATCAATTAGCCAACAGCAGTGTTAACTCGGTAAAATCACTGACGATAGCCCCTGTATTGGCTAATGATACGTTAGAGCAAGCCTATATTAAAACGGTTAGTCATGGTTTAGAACACTGGCAATACCACGTTGAGTTGTTTATTGAATCTGGTGACTACTTAGCGATAAAAGAGCTTAGACAAGCACTGCAGTTAATTATTAAGGCCAATGAACTTTACCAAGATTATTTGGTTAATAGTCAACTAAAGTCATTAACCAAAGAGTTGTTTTGGTTGATGGAACAGCTAGCATTTATTGACCAGTATACTTGGGTCAATCAATTGCTTGCTGGCAATGGCCAAAAATTTAAAAAATTAAACAATCATAAACAGATATTTACTCTATTGGAAAATCAACGTTATCAGTTTAGCGATGTCAATTCGTTAGAGCAGTTATTTACGTCGACTCGACATAGTCATTTAGTATCGCGCTTGATCCAGTGGGTATATTTCAAGCCATGGCGCTTAGATACGGCTGGGGAAACACTTGAGAAGTTTCAACGGATTAAACTTCGCCGTGTTGCAGGGTTATTTTTGGCTCAAGATTGGGAAGCTGTTCAGCAAACATTACCTTATGAAGCCACTTTAACTTACCAAGACTATTTGGCTCAGCGCCAAAATTTGCAACATAATATGCAGGTCGGAATTTGTGTTGGCAATATCTATGAAGTCAGTGCCCGATCAAACTTTAGAGCGCCGTGGCAAGATATTAGCGCTGGCATTGAGCAGTTATTGCAACTAGAGCCCATTTATCAATTACTACGTGATGAGCTGATTACCGATGAAGGTAATATAAAAGAATGGCTGAGCCGTAAGCAGCAGTCGCTGATTGGGGCAATGGAACTTTCACGTAAATCGGCGTTAAAATTAATGCCGTATTGGCAGTAA